GTTATTGATACTGCCAATAATTCCAATTGCTTATAGCTTAATTAAAATTTTCTATGATATTCAACTTCCTGTTGGGAAAACAAGTATTTTAGGGGTATTATGGTTTTGTTATTATGTAAAATTTGATTTGAAAAATATAACGTATGTAGAAAAATATCTAGTTTTTTTATCTTTTATTGTGGGATTACAATGGTTAGATGTAAGTAGATTTTTTAATTTTTTAGGTGTTGGAGAGATTACATCAGATTTAAATAAAGCCATAATTTTTATGGAAGCAGACGTAATTGTAACGTTAATTTGCATTAGCTTTTTTAGTTTTTTCACTCTGTTTTCAATTTTATTACTACATTTTTTTAAAGGACAAGAGGAAAGAATAGCAAGATCTAGATCAGAGATGGAAAATAGACACTTAAAAGAAGTTCAACTATTGGTTCATGATTTGAAAACACCAATTTTTTCAGTGGGAGCTCTATTAGAAACTCTTACTCTTCAAGAGGAGGATGAGAGAAAAAAACTTTACCTAAAAAAGATGGAAGATTCAATAGAAAAAACAAATGTTATGATTAGTGAAATATTATCTGTAAAATCTGAGAAGCCAATAGTAATTGAAGAGATGATGAGATTTATTTTTTCTTTTTTATCAGTTCATAAAAATATCGAGGGAATAACCTATAAAAGTTATTTAAAAAAAGATTATAAGCTAAAAGGAAATAGAATTTTACTATCGAGGGTAATAATAAATCTTATTGTTAATTCTTGGGAAGCTAATTCATCAGTTGTAAATATAATGGTTAAAGATTATAAAAAGAGATTAATTATTCAAATTGATGATTGTGGTGATGGAATTGATATTGATAATATAAATGAGTTAATAAAAGAGGGAGTATCCACAAAAAACTCATCGGGTAAAGGACTGTCTTTTGTTGTAAAAACTATAAAAGAAATGGAAGGGAAAATATATTTTGTAAAAAAAATAAAAAATGGAACAAAAATTTATATCATTCTAAAGGGGGATGAATATGGGGAATAATATGTTAATTATAGATGATTCAGAGGAGATATGTTTTGCAATATCTGAATTTTTTATATATAAGGGATGGAGTGTAGAGACTGCTAATAGCGTAGAAAAATCTTTAGAGATATTAAAAAATAGAAAGTTTGATATAATTTTAATAGATTATAATATGCCGTATATTAATGGAGCTGTTGGTGTAAAATTGATAAGGGCATTGGATAAAGACGTATCAATAATCGCTTTAACAGTGGAAGGGGAGGAGATTGTAGCAGAAAGTTTTTTTGAAGCAGGTGCGAATGATTTTGCTATTAAACCAATAAAAATGCTTGATCTT
This region of Cetobacterium somerae ATCC BAA-474 genomic DNA includes:
- a CDS encoding ATP-binding protein; the encoded protein is MEIKLEEKKIKLVLIILFLGMILPIFLTHQNFKIYDSITKALELWDKEHLLIGMLKLVIMNTLRSIPMYIAIFLLFDSIEIIKNGRKRNFEKVLLILPIIPIAYSLIKIFYDIQLPVGKTSILGVLWFCYYVKFDLKNITYVEKYLVFLSFIVGLQWLDVSRFFNFLGVGEITSDLNKAIIFMEADVIVTLICISFFSFFTLFSILLLHFFKGQEERIARSRSEMENRHLKEVQLLVHDLKTPIFSVGALLETLTLQEEDERKKLYLKKMEDSIEKTNVMISEILSVKSEKPIVIEEMMRFIFSFLSVHKNIEGITYKSYLKKDYKLKGNRILLSRVIINLIVNSWEANSSVVNIMVKDYKKRLIIQIDDCGDGIDIDNINELIKEGVSTKNSSGKGLSFVVKTIKEMEGKIYFVKKIKNGTKIYIILKGDEYGE
- a CDS encoding response regulator, whose translation is MGNNMLIIDDSEEICFAISEFFIYKGWSVETANSVEKSLEILKNRKFDIILIDYNMPYINGAVGVKLIRALDKDVSIIALTVEGEEIVAESFFEAGANDFAIKPIKMLDLFSRVNVHLNNKKRLKDEEILPKGIDKNTLNIVLGCLSNKKEYIDVDEISNLTGVATKTVNRYMNYLLDEEKVILNNIYGKIGRPKKEYKLK